The segment GAGGCCGCCGCCGTGAGCTGGCGAGAGAACCTCAAACTTCTCGACATCGGCATCCTCAGCATCGTCGGAGACGGCGACCAAGACGTGATCGCCGACGCCGCGACCCAGATCGTCGCCGACGCCCTGCGCGACTCGCTGTGGGACCGGCAACTGCGCCGCGACGAAGACATCAACACGGCAGCCGTTCGTGCGCTCGTCTACAGCCGGACCAGGTACCTGTGGCAGACGGCCACACCATCCCAGCGCCGCGGATGGTTCCTGGCAGGACTCGGGGCCGAGGGCGGTTCCGAGCTCGCACAGGTATCCGGTCACATCATCGCCCTCGCGGGTCAGGCCGAGACCGCGATCCTCGAGGAGGACCATGCGGCAGCCGCCGACCTGATCGTGCTGATCGCCGAGACGGTATTCGCAATCGAGATCTTCGAGCCGAAAACGAGCCTCGCCAACTGGGACGACGTACTACGGCACTGGGTACGCGGATCGGCCCTGAGCGAGGTGCCCGGAGACCGCGTTGAGGTGGCCCAGTTCATCGAAGACGACGTCATCTACCGGCTGGTCTGGGGAATGGAAGCCGCCAAGGTGTACGAGGCGGCGCAGAGCAACGCCGACGCCGAGGCCTTGTCGGGCTCGGTACTCGCCGCCATCGAGACGGGAACCTTCAACCAAGCGGTCTCGGTCCTGATCCGTACGGGCTTCGACCATCGTCTCGCCGCCATATCGGCGGTCACGAGCACCGCAGCCACCTTCGATTCGCCGGACGGCATGCGCCAGTGGATCGATGGGCTCGCCCCTCAGTACGCCCTCGACCCAGACTGGCCGACACCTGAGTCACGGTCAGCATGGGAGGGATTCGTCAACCCGTCACGGACACGCCGTGCCCGCCGATGGAGCCAGCAGACCCGCGACGTGCAGGAAGTCACCTGGTTCGCGACGCCTCCCGAACCGGACACGTGGCTGCGGGTGACCGACGCGACCCCGGGGAAGATCAACATTTGGTCTACAGGCTTCGACCTGCTCGGCGAGGCGGCTGTTCTCCTCAATCAGGAACGGCAAGGCGTCCTCCGCGCCCGCCGGCACCGCGCGGACACCGGTATCCGTTTACGCTATCGGGGCCCGGGAGATTTGTTGCCGAAACCACCGGTCCTTGGTGGATAGACAGGCGCTTCGAATTCTTTGGGCGCCCGGTGGCCTGCTTGCGCACGGCGCCCCACCGCCCGAGGGCGTGGCCGGCGCCGCTGGGGAGTGACCTCGCCCGGCACGTCCGAGCCTGCACGCCCCGACTTACCCAGCAATCACAACCTTCACTCCGGTAGATAACTCACTGTCTGGCCACCGCCGTCTGGTGCCGTGACCTGCTCGCCGCCGGACGGTAACCTGGCGCTCCGTGACGGTCACGAGCGTTAGTACTCCGCCCGACGGCGCTGGCTACGATGCGCTGGTCTTCGATTGGGACGGCACCCTCGTCGACTCCCGTCAGCTTTGCTTCGACGCGCTCGCCCGCGCTCTGGCCGACGTCGACGTGACCCTCGACCCCGTCTGGTACTGGTCCCGCGAGGCCATCGCTTCGCCCGATCTGCTCGTGCTGTGGGAACAGGAATTCGAAACGCTTCCTGAGCCGGTGGATGAAATCATCGTGCGCTGCCGTCGATATGTGATGGCCGCCGCCGCGCAGCTGGTCGTCATCAATGAAACCGCTCGGATCGCGCGGGCCGCGAGAGCCCATGGCCAGCGCTTGGCAATCGCCTCGAACGCCTCCACCAACAACGTCGCCGCCGGACTGGCCGCAACAGGCCTAAACCAACTGTTCACCACCGTGGTCACCTGGAGCGACGTCCCGGCCGGGCGGGGAAAACCGGCCCCGGACGTCTATCTGCTCGCCGCCAGCCAGCTCGCCGTGGTCCCGCAGCGCTGCCTGGCCTATGAGGACACCGATGCCGGCGTCACCGCAGCCCTGGCTGCGGGGATGAGCGTCTACAACGTGCGCACCCGCTTGCTATACCCCTGACCAGAACCCCCGCGGTCCCACGTCTCTGAGGTCCTCAGCCGGAGCCGTTTCACCAGGATGCTCGCACGGGCGTAAGGCCATCACTCGCTGGTGGAAGCCCTGAAGGCCCACCTCAACGAACCACTCCGCGTGGCCCGTCCCGGGGCCGCCGGTCATCGCGGGCTGTTTTGCCTGCGTCGGGCGGGCGGAAGGTTGCGGTCGCACCGGGTGTGTAGAGCGCCGCGCCACAGCGCGGGCCACATGTTGCGCAGGACCTCGGCCAGCGCCCGCAGGATGGCCGGCCGCTGGTGCGGCGCGCTGCCGGAGAGACAGATACGCACGAGAACGCACAGGAACAACATCGCGATTGCTATCGCGATCAGCGCGGCGACCGCTACAGGTGTGGACACGTCGAGAACGTCCTTCGTCGGTCCCGGGATCTGCTCCCCGGGCTGCGGTCCATTAACCCACCTGGCTATTCTTCGTAGAGAAGAAAGTTTGCGGGGTTGTAAAAGGAGAGCATATGCCGCGGGGCACGATCAGCGGGGCCACGGCCGCCTTGATCGCCGCCGTGGCGGAGCAGGGTGTGACCGTCTCGGCGTACCAGATCGAACGGTGGCGGACCGCCGGCGATCTGCCCCGTCCGGTTCGCCACGGCCAGGGCCGGGGCCGGGGCGTGTACTCCGAGGCACCGGACGAGCAGACGGTGCAGCGGGCCGTGATGCTGGCCCGGGTATCGCGGCGCGGCTCGCGGCGGATGGGATCTCACCCGATCGAGCGTCTGGCGCTGGGCCAGCCGATCGAGGAAGCAGTGGCACGGGACTCCATTGATGAAACCCTGGCCGACATCGGCCGGGTGTTCGGCCTGGGCGCCGCCGACGAGGACGCGGCCTGGCAGACGCGGGAAGTCATGGCCCACCAGATCCCGGAGACGCCCTTCCGCTGGCAGGACATGCTCGACGCGGTCGAGGACAAGCCGCCGCCGGCAGCGCCGCTGCCGGGCCGGACGCGAGCGGCTTATGCCGTCATGCTGCACTGCATGGTCGGTAACAGCGATGACGTCACCCCGGACGACATCCCGGAGTTGCTCGGCCTGATCGGCGGCCTCTCCCCGGAAGCTGTCGAGCAGCTACGCGCCGAGCAGTACGAAGCGGATCTCCGCGGCGAGCAGCCCTGGCGGGCCGTGTACGAGCGGATATCGATCCCGCGGCTGCGCGCCGACGCCCGGACGATCGAGATCGAACTGTGGCAGCGGGCGCTGGCCGCGTTCTGGACGGTCACGACCCAAAATATGATGGTGGCCATGGTCGGCACCCTGGCGTTGGCCGGGAGCCCGGTCGACCTCGGCCCGCATCTGCGGATCACAGCCGAGGCTGTCCACACGCTCCAGGCCGACCCGATGTGGAAGGTCGTGAACCAGTATCAGCTGAGCCGCCAGCCGCGCCGCCGTGTGCGAGAACTGACGCTCGGCGCGATCGGCATGATAATCGGCGGGCAGGTCGAGGCATGGGAGAGCTATCTGGAGCGTGTTCTCGCGATTACTCATCCGGCCAGCCACGACCGCCCCTGAACCGGCTCCCGCTCGTGTGGCCCCGGCCGGCGAGGACGGCCGGGGAACGGTCAGGCCGCCGGGTCGGCCGCCGACTCGGCGAAGGGCAGACGGTTCCACGCCTGCATGAGCAGGGGGTTGGTGTCGTCAGGGTCGCGAAAGTCGTTGAGGGCGATGCCGAGGTCCCAGGCCTGCCGCTCGTCGCCGGCGCTCATGATCTGCGTCAGGATGTCCGATGCCGAGCGGCGCTGGCCGATGGCGACCAGGTGCTCGATGTCGCGGACGGACGCGACGATCGTGGGCAGCGCCGGGGTCGGCAGGA is part of the Actinoplanes sp. NBC_00393 genome and harbors:
- a CDS encoding HAD family hydrolase translates to MTVTSVSTPPDGAGYDALVFDWDGTLVDSRQLCFDALARALADVDVTLDPVWYWSREAIASPDLLVLWEQEFETLPEPVDEIIVRCRRYVMAAAAQLVVINETARIARAARAHGQRLAIASNASTNNVAAGLAATGLNQLFTTVVTWSDVPAGRGKPAPDVYLLAASQLAVVPQRCLAYEDTDAGVTAALAAGMSVYNVRTRLLYP